From the Deinococcus gobiensis I-0 genome, the window GAGCAGATGCTGAAAAACGGGCCCATCGCCCTGTCGCTCGTCAAGGAGGCGGTGCGCCGGGGCCTGGACAGCTCGCTGGAGGCGGGTCTGGAGATCGAGGCGGACCTGTTCGGGCTGACGGTCGCCACCAGCGACTTCCGCGAGGGCACCGGGGCCTTCCTGGCCAAGCGCCGTCCCGAGTTCAAGGGGGAATGATGGCGGGCGACACGGCGGAGCGGGGCCCGCACCTGGAAGGCGGGGCGCAGGACACGCAGCTCTCGCAGAAGCGGGGGGACGCGCCCGGGGCGGGCGAGGAGCGCCACGATCCCAAACTCACCCTGAACGTCTCGCAGGGGGCCGTGCGCGAGATGGAGGCGGGGGCGGCGCCGGAGACGGCGGGCGGCCGGGTCGTCGAGTTCACGACGCCGCGCGCCAAGCTGATCGAGGAGGCCAGCCGCGCCATCCGCGCCGATCTGGCGGGCTATCCGCGCGCGCTGGCCGCCTATGAGGCCCTGCGCGCCGATCCCGAGGCCCTGGCCCACTGGGACATGGCGAATTACGTGACCATGCGCAAGCTCGGCTACAACGACCACGGCCGGGTCCACGCCTTCATCACGGGGGCGGCCAGTCTGGCGATCACCGAACTGCTGCTCGACGCCGGGGTGCGCACCGACATCATGGAAAGCGGGGTGGGCGACGCCGAGGACGTGTTCCTGGCCGTCATCCTGGGGACCATGCTGCACGACATCGGCAACCAGATCCACCGCGCCGGGCACGAGGCGCACGGCGTGGCGCTGGCGCTGCCGATCCTCGACCGCATCATGGGACCGCTGTACGCCGATCCCTTCAAGCGCACCAAGGTCCGGTCCTTCATCCTGGGGGCCATCAACTGCCACGACCTGAGCCCCGCGCCGCTGACGGTCGAGGGCGGCATCGTGGCGGTCGCGGACGGCACCGACATCACCAAGGGCCGCGGGCGCAAGGCCTTTGCCCTGGGCAGCGTGGACATCCACTCGATCAGTGCGCTCGCGGTGGATCAGGTGGTCATCGAGCGCGGGCGCGACAAGCCGGTGCTCATCAGCGTGACCATGAACAACTCCGGCGGCATCTTTCAGGTCGAGGAGGTGCTGGCCCCCAAGGTGATCCGCACGCCGATGCGCAATTTCGTGGAGCTGCGCGCCGCCATCCGGCCGCAGGGCGAGGAACAGATCCTCTCGCGCGTGCGCCTCGACGGCGACCACTTCGTGATGGACCTCGACGGCGGCGAGACCGTGCGCGTGGAGGTCGAGGACACCCAGAAGAAGGTCACCGACGCCATCGCCCAGAACCTCGGGGTCAGCGCCGAGAGCCGCTGAGGGGTGGGGCGGCGGGAAAAGCGGGGCGTCTCATCTTGACGGCCCGGCCCCGCCGCTCTACCTTGCTCCCGACGAGCCGCCCACTTGCCCCCCGCCTTCACACCCTTCCCCTTGAGAAGCGTGTCAGGTTTTTCATGTTCGGTCAGGGATTTTCTCTAGACTGGGCAGAATGACGGGGGCGATGAGGTACGGATTGGGGGGAGCGGCGGCGCTGGTGGTGCTGGGCGGCGCACTGGCCATGGGTGTGGCGACGCAGGGCGACGGCACGCTGGCCCCGGGGCTGACGGTGGGCGGCGTGGCCGTGGGCGGCCTGAGCATGGACGCGGCCCTGAAGGCGCTGCGGGAAAAGGGCGCGGCGGCCCCGCAGGTGAAGGTCACGGCGGCCGACAAGACCTGGACGCTGGGGGCCGACAAGCTCGGCTGGCAGGCCGACGCCGAGGCCAGCCTGCGCCCCGCCCAGCAGCTCTCGCAGGAGCGCGGCATGGTCGAGAAGCTCCAGAACATGATGGGGCAGCAGGCCACGCGCGACTTCCCGCTCGTCGTGAAGGTGGACCCGGAGGCCGCGCGCGCGACCCTCAAGGCGCTCACGGGCGGCCTGAACACCCAGCCCACGCCCGCCACGGTGGGCTTTGATGCCAAGACCCGCCGCTACGCCGTGCTGACCAAGGACACGCCGGGCCGCAAGGCCGACATTGACGCGGCCGTGAGCGCCTACGCCGCCGACCCCTCGCAGACGGCCGTGAAGGTGCCGGTGGCCGAGTGGAAGGCCAACAACTCGGCCGAGAAGCTCCAGGGCTACGCCGACCAGGGCAACCGCCTCATGCGGCCCCTGAGCGTCACGCTGGAGGGCACGGCGCGCAAGGGCAGCCTCACGGCCCTTCAGGTCGCCGACCTGTTCTGGGTGCGCCCCGAGGGCATCGTGCTGGACGACAAGACCCTCGGCGCAGCCCTGGCGCGCCTGAGCGCGGCGGTGGACCAGCCGGCCCAGAACGCCCGCTACGCCACCGAAGGCGGCAAGCTCGTGCGCGTGCCCGAGAAGGCCGGGCGCGTGGCCGACCGCGTGGCGGCGCTCGCGGCCCTGCGGAAGGCCGTGACCGACCCGGCGAGCAGCAGCGTGGTCTTCGCCTCCAAGGTGAGCCAGCCCACCCTGACGGTGGCGGCGCTGCCCGACCCGACCAAGCTCGAACTCATCACGACCGGGCGCAGCACCTACTACGGCAGCAGCCCCGAGCGCCGCGCCAACGTCGCCAACGCGGCGGCCAAGATCAACGGCTCGGTGGTGCCGGCGGGCGAGGTCTTCAGCTTCCTCCAGTCGCTGGGCAGCATCACGCCCGACAACGGCTTCGTCGGCGGCCTGATCATCTCGGGCGGGCGCACGGTGGATGGCCTGGGCGGCGGCGTGTGCCAGGTGAGCACCACGACCTTCCGCGCGCTGTACCAGGCGGGCCTGCCGGTGGTCGAGCGCAACCAGCACTCCTACCGCGTGGGCTACTACGAGCCGCAGGTGGGCTTCGAGGCCGCCGTGTACGACCCCGGTGTGGACCTCAAGATGAAGAACGATACGGGCGCGCCCCTGCTCATCCGCACCGTGAACAACGACGCGCGCAGCACGCTGGAAGTGCAGGTCTGGGGCATCAAGCCCGAGCGCAGCGTGTCGGTGAGCGGGGCGACCATCCTGTCGCGCACGCCGCACCCAGCCGCGCAGTACGTCACCAACTCCAGGCTGCGCCCCGGCACCACCAAGCAGGTGGACTGGGCCGCCGACGGCTACAACCTGTACATCACCCGCACCATCAGGGACGCGGCCGGAACCCGCACCGACAAGGTCAGCACCGTGTACAAGCCCTGGCGCGCGGTGTACGAGGTCGGCCCGAGCTGAGGCCGCAAGGAAGGGGGCCGGGGCGAGCGGGTGGCCCCGGCCCCCCTTTTGCTGCCGGGTCGCGCCGCCTGTCCGTTAGACGCGGACCCTGCGGCCCTTCCCCCACCCCGCTACACTCGGCCCCATATGCAGACGTTGGTGGACGAGATCAGGGCGCAGGGCATCATCCTGCCGGGCGGTTTTCTGAAGGTGGACGGACTGGTCAACCACCAGCTCCTTCCGGCCCTGACACGCGAGATGGGGCAGCATTTCGCGCGGCACTTCGCGCCCCTGTCACCCAG encodes:
- a CDS encoding phosphohydrolase produces the protein MEAGAAPETAGGRVVEFTTPRAKLIEEASRAIRADLAGYPRALAAYEALRADPEALAHWDMANYVTMRKLGYNDHGRVHAFITGAASLAITELLLDAGVRTDIMESGVGDAEDVFLAVILGTMLHDIGNQIHRAGHEAHGVALALPILDRIMGPLYADPFKRTKVRSFILGAINCHDLSPAPLTVEGGIVAVADGTDITKGRGRKAFALGSVDIHSISALAVDQVVIERGRDKPVLISVTMNNSGGIFQVEEVLAPKVIRTPMRNFVELRAAIRPQGEEQILSRVRLDGDHFVMDLDGGETVRVEVEDTQKKVTDAIAQNLGVSAESR
- a CDS encoding VanW family protein; translated protein: MTGAMRYGLGGAAALVVLGGALAMGVATQGDGTLAPGLTVGGVAVGGLSMDAALKALREKGAAAPQVKVTAADKTWTLGADKLGWQADAEASLRPAQQLSQERGMVEKLQNMMGQQATRDFPLVVKVDPEAARATLKALTGGLNTQPTPATVGFDAKTRRYAVLTKDTPGRKADIDAAVSAYAADPSQTAVKVPVAEWKANNSAEKLQGYADQGNRLMRPLSVTLEGTARKGSLTALQVADLFWVRPEGIVLDDKTLGAALARLSAAVDQPAQNARYATEGGKLVRVPEKAGRVADRVAALAALRKAVTDPASSSVVFASKVSQPTLTVAALPDPTKLELITTGRSTYYGSSPERRANVANAAAKINGSVVPAGEVFSFLQSLGSITPDNGFVGGLIISGGRTVDGLGGGVCQVSTTTFRALYQAGLPVVERNQHSYRVGYYEPQVGFEAAVYDPGVDLKMKNDTGAPLLIRTVNNDARSTLEVQVWGIKPERSVSVSGATILSRTPHPAAQYVTNSRLRPGTTKQVDWAADGYNLYITRTIRDAAGTRTDKVSTVYKPWRAVYEVGPS